The Bradyrhizobium oligotrophicum S58 genome contains the following window.
ATCCTGCCAGGGCGCGGTCAGCTCCCAGTTGCGATCGATATTGCGGTACCAGTTGAGGCCGCCGCGGAAACCGGAGGTCCGGTAGGCCGCGATGAAGTGTGCGAGGTCGGCCTCGCTCAGCCAGGGCGGCAGGGGAAGGTCAGGGTTCGCCTGGCCGAGGAATCCATTGTCGGGTGCGACGAACAGCGATTGCGGATCGGAGAAGCCGCGCGCCAGCATCGTGCGCATGGTCAGCATCACGTCGCGCTCGAACTCGGCTTCGGCGACGCCCGGCGTCTGAAAATACTGCCAGTAGAAGTTCTCGATGCCGCCGGCGCGGAGTGTGTCGAGCGGCCGGCCGCGGCCGCGGAACGGGGGCGGCACGCTCAGGCCCGCGACCGCCGTGAACACGTCCGGGCGGAACAGCGCCGCGTGCCAGGCCACCGGCGCGCCCCAGTCATGGCCGATGATCACGGCCTGGCGCTCGCCGAGCGCTCCGACCAGCCCCACCATGTCGCCGACGATGTCGAAGATCGTATAGGCGCCGATGTCGGCAGGCGCCTGCGAACCGCCGAAGCCGCGCATGTCGGGCGCCACGACCCGATAGCCCGCGGCGGCGAGTGCCGGAATCTGGTGCCGCCAGGAATAGGACAGTTCGGGCCAGCCGTGGCACAGCACCACGAGTGGTCCTTCGCCCTGCTGGCGCACGAACAGCTCGATCCCATTCGCCTTGACGATCCCAGTCGATGACACCGCTTCCACCCTCGATTTCTTGATTTTGATTGTCGGTCCCGATCGACGTATCGCACCACGTGCGGGGCCATGCAAATCACGGGACAGCGGCCGCACCCGCTGGACTGCCGAGTTGTTTGCGCACCGCCCAGCTGGTAGAATCCAAGCGCGTTCCAGAGCTTAGCCGATGGATTTCATGACCTTACCGTTCCGCCGCGCCGGTTTCACGTCCGGACGGACGACGCGCGCGCTCATAGCCCTCGCGGCCGTGGTCGCCGTCGGCTGGAGCGGCATGCTCTACGCTGCCAACCAGAGCGTCCAGGGGGCACGGAAGGAGGACGGTGGCTTCGATGGCGATGCGCCGACCGCGATCCTGGTCGAGGCCAATAGCGGCAGCGTGCTGTTCGAGAAGAACGCCGACGAGCTCCGCGCGCCCTCCAGCATGATGAAGCTGATGACGGCCGAGGTCGTGTTCAATGCCGTCAAGCAGGGCACGATCAAGCTCAACGACGAATACCGGATCAGCGAGAATGCCTGGCGCCGGGGCGGGGCGCCGGCCGGCGGCTCGACGATGTTTGCCGCGCTGAACAGCAAGGTGTCGGTCAGCGACCTCCTGTCCGGCGCGATCATCCAGAGTGGCAACGACGCCTGCATCGCGCTCGCCGAGGGCATGGCCGGCAACGAGAAGATCTTCGCGGCCGACTACATGACCAAGCGGGCGCGCGAGCTCGGGCTGACCAAATCGACCTTTGCGAATTCCAACGGGCTGCCCGACCCCGGCAACAAGATGACCGTCCGCGAGCTTTCG
Protein-coding sequences here:
- a CDS encoding alpha/beta fold hydrolase, giving the protein MSSTGIVKANGIELFVRQQGEGPLVVLCHGWPELSYSWRHQIPALAAAGYRVVAPDMRGFGGSQAPADIGAYTIFDIVGDMVGLVGALGERQAVIIGHDWGAPVAWHAALFRPDVFTAVAGLSVPPPFRGRGRPLDTLRAGGIENFYWQYFQTPGVAEAEFERDVMLTMRTMLARGFSDPQSLFVAPDNGFLGQANPDLPLPPWLSEADLAHFIAAYRTSGFRGGLNWYRNIDRNWELTAPWQDAPIRQPALFIAGSEDAVVTGLIGAKRVQEMERVLPNLTRKLIIEGAGHWIQQECADEVNAALIAFLNDVAPSDA